The segment GCTGTTTGCTGATCTGTGCCAGGAGCTCTGCCCAACCCTAAGTCAATTCGGCCAGGATAGAGAGATTCCAAGGTGCCGAACTGCTCTGCTACCATCAGAGGCGCATGATTGGGAAGCATGATGCCGCCCGAGCCTACTCTGATGGTAGAGGTACCACCAGCGACATGTCCGATCAGGACTGCTGTAGCAGAACTGGCGATGCTATCCATGTTGTGATGCTCCGCCAACCAAAATCGATTGTAACCGAGCTGTTCTGCTTTTTGAGCCAGACTTAGGCTATTTTTAAATGCTTCGCTAGGACCAAATCCTTCGAGAATCACTGCCAAATCCAAAACTGACAGAGGAATATTCTTCAACTCTTTTTTCATTGTATCAAATTACTAGCTGCAGGGGCTCAGCTCTTGGGGGTAACATTTACTTATTGCTTTCAAACTGTATTGCAGGCAAAAGGTTATTGAAATATGCTACAATGATCGTCAAATATATTTCATAGTCATTGTGTGGGATAAATGAGACGATCGTGAATCAAACAGGGTTCTTATTCGTATCATGGGTTGTGACTGTTCAAATCGTCCTTGTTTCAATCTCGAACAAGGGGCTTGCAGAATATTTATACTTAAATTAAGACTATCCACAGAGATGATCAAGTCCTGTGAGTATATGATATCTATTGAAACCCTTTAAATTATTCACGTAATGAGTACTATTAGACTTGGAGACATAGCTCCAAACTTTACCGCAGAAACGACAGAAGGAAAAATTGATTTTCACAACTGGCTAGGAGATAGCTGGGGCGTTTTGTTTTCCCACCCTGCTGATTATACACCTGTTTGTACAACTGAGCTAGGTGCAGTGGCCAATTACAAAGCAGAGTTTGACAAGAGGAATGTCAAGGTGATTGCACTAAGTGTAGATGGTATCACCTCTCACAAAGGATGGATCAAAGACATCAATGAGACGCAAAAGACTACTGTCAACTTTCCAATCATCGCTGATGAGGATCGGAAAGTTGCGACTTTGTATGATATGATTCATCCCAATGCCGATGATAAGATGACTGTGAGATCTATCTTTTTGATTGGTCCTGATAAGAAAGTCAAGCTGATGATTACCTACCCGGCTTCTACTGGTAGAAACTTCGATGAGTTGCTTCGTGTGATTGATTCGTTGCAATTGACGGCCTATCACAAGGTAGCTACTCCAGCCAATTGGAAAGCGGGTGACGATTGTGTGATCGTGCCTGCTGTGAAGAATGAAGACATTCCGTCTTTGTTCCCAAAAGGATATACGGAGATCAAACCATATTTGAGAATGACCCCACAACCTAATTTGAAATAATTCAGGGTTGTGAAATAAAAAAGGCCGTTAGGAATTGTTTTCTAACGGCCTTTTTCATGTGCTACAAGAACGAATAATGTTTCGCATAGTAGAGCATTTGCTCTGTAAAGTCTTCTGGATATGCTACCGTAACATCTGTGATATTGCCAGCGGTATCAGTGACTGGGATCAACTCAGGGTTGATGAATCCGCCATAAGGTGCGATATTCAGTTTTTCGGCTCGGGACAGGACTTCAGCATGAATCACAG is part of the Reichenbachiella agarivorans genome and harbors:
- a CDS encoding peroxiredoxin, with product MSTIRLGDIAPNFTAETTEGKIDFHNWLGDSWGVLFSHPADYTPVCTTELGAVANYKAEFDKRNVKVIALSVDGITSHKGWIKDINETQKTTVNFPIIADEDRKVATLYDMIHPNADDKMTVRSIFLIGPDKKVKLMITYPASTGRNFDELLRVIDSLQLTAYHKVATPANWKAGDDCVIVPAVKNEDIPSLFPKGYTEIKPYLRMTPQPNLK